In Priestia aryabhattai, the DNA window CAGAATGAGTTCAACGTTTCATGGTTTGCAGGTGGCTAAACGAGGAATGGATGCCCAACAAGCAGCTCTTTACACGATTGGCCATAACGTATCTAATGCAAATACGCCGGGCTATACGCGTCAGCGAGTAAGTTTAGAAACGTTCCCAGCTTATCCAGCCCCAGGGATGAATCAGGCTGGAACTGCGGGTCAAATAGGGATGGGAGTAGAAGCCAGCACGGTAGAGCGAATACGTGATACATTTTTAGATACCCAGTATCGAGATGAAACCATCAAAGTGGGGTATTGGGATGCACGCGCCGGTGCTCTTGAAAAAATGGAGGAAATTATGAATGAACCTACTGAAGATGGACTTTCAGCTGTTTTTAATCAATTTTTTGAGTCCATTCAAGATGTAGCTTCACACCCTTCAGAAGCAGGATCTAGGTCTGTTATGATTGAACGAGCTGAAGCAGTAGGCAATACTTTCTCTTATTTATCCACTTCTTTAAAAACGATTCAAGGTGATTTACAAAAAGAACGTGATGTAGCCGTAACACAAGTGAATTCTTTGCTAGAGCAAATGAATAATGTGAACCAACAAATTCAAAACGTAGAACCCAATGGCTATCTGCCTAACGATTTGTACGACGAAAGAGACAGGTTACTAGATGAACTTTCCAAATTTATACCAGTTTCTGTAGAATATACAAAAAGTGGTGAGAATGCTTCCGCACCGTCAGAAGGAGTCGTGACGGTTCAGCTTCAAACGTCTCGAGGCCCTATTACTCTTTTAGATGGGCAAAATCATCAAGTAAATGCTATCAGTCTTAAAACTAATCAAGATTCCTACGTGACGGAAATTCATATAGGTGGTCAGAGCCGGAATCCTGAATTATTTCCTCAAGGGAAACTTAAAGGGTTAATTGAAGCTTCTGGCTACATAGACAGTAGTGGGGATAAAACAGGTGTTTACGCTTCAATGATTGATCATTTAGATGAAATGGCGTATGAATTCGTAAACTGGTTTAATGATAAACACCAACAAGGTGTCACGTTAGAGGGTAATAAGGGTATTTCCTTTTTTAATGATGTTTCTCAAAAAGAAGGAGCAGCAACTGGAATTGTCATTGCCGATAAAATTAAACAAAACACGAACAATATTGCTGCCGCCTCTGGTGCTGCTGGAACTGACCGCCAAGGAGATGGACAAAATGCTCAGCTATTGTCTCAATTTCGTCAAAACGTGCTTATTAATTCGGGGAACCAAGATGTTTCCCTAGATGGTTTTTATCAATCTATTATTGGCCAAATGTCAGTAGATGCCCAACAAGCCAACCGCTTAAAAAGTAATTCAGAAACCCTTCAAGGAGCTGTAGAGCAAAGGCGCCAGTCTACAAGTGCAGTTTCATTAGACGAAGAAATGACCAATATGATTCAGTTTCAGCATGCGTATAACGCAAGTGCTCGTATGATAACTATGATTGATGAAATGCTTGATAAAATTGTAAACGGTCTTGGAACTGGAGGAAGGTAGGGGAAAAGATGCGTGTCACACAAGGAATGTTAGCGGCTAATTCGTTAAAACAAATTAGCAATAGCTACAATAAGTTGGAAACACTTCAAAACCAATTATCAACGGGAAAGAAAATTACTCGTCCCTCGGATGACCCGGTAGTGGCTACTAAAGGAATGGCGTATCGTTCTAATCTTTCAGAAGTGAATCAATATAAACGTAATTTAACAGAAGCGCAGTCTTGGTTTGATAATTCAGAGTCAGGACTTGAACAAGTCAATTCCATTCTTCAGCGCACTAAAGAGCTGGTCGTGCAAGGGTTAAACGGTACGAATGGAAGTGATGACCGCCAAGCGATTGCACGTGAAATTGAACAGTTAAAGATGGATTATATGCAAGTAGGTAATACGCAAGTGGCAGGAAATTATATTTTTAACGGTGTAAATGTAGGAGCACCGCCTATTAGTGAGAACACAAGCGGTATGATAGAATCGAATATTAATCTAGACCCTTTTTCGATTGAGGTATCAAAAGGTATTCAGCTGAGAGTCAATATTCACGCTGAAAACATCTTTGGACAAGGTTCATTCGACTTAATGAACAACATTCAAACAGCTTTTGAACAAAACGATGTAAGCTCACTAAAAGATCTCTCTACCCAGTTAGATACTCAGATATCGACGTTATTAGCG includes these proteins:
- the flgK gene encoding flagellar hook-associated protein FlgK, whose product is MSSTFHGLQVAKRGMDAQQAALYTIGHNVSNANTPGYTRQRVSLETFPAYPAPGMNQAGTAGQIGMGVEASTVERIRDTFLDTQYRDETIKVGYWDARAGALEKMEEIMNEPTEDGLSAVFNQFFESIQDVASHPSEAGSRSVMIERAEAVGNTFSYLSTSLKTIQGDLQKERDVAVTQVNSLLEQMNNVNQQIQNVEPNGYLPNDLYDERDRLLDELSKFIPVSVEYTKSGENASAPSEGVVTVQLQTSRGPITLLDGQNHQVNAISLKTNQDSYVTEIHIGGQSRNPELFPQGKLKGLIEASGYIDSSGDKTGVYASMIDHLDEMAYEFVNWFNDKHQQGVTLEGNKGISFFNDVSQKEGAATGIVIADKIKQNTNNIAAASGAAGTDRQGDGQNAQLLSQFRQNVLINSGNQDVSLDGFYQSIIGQMSVDAQQANRLKSNSETLQGAVEQRRQSTSAVSLDEEMTNMIQFQHAYNASARMITMIDEMLDKIVNGLGTGGR
- the flgL gene encoding flagellar hook-associated protein FlgL gives rise to the protein MRVTQGMLAANSLKQISNSYNKLETLQNQLSTGKKITRPSDDPVVATKGMAYRSNLSEVNQYKRNLTEAQSWFDNSESGLEQVNSILQRTKELVVQGLNGTNGSDDRQAIAREIEQLKMDYMQVGNTQVAGNYIFNGVNVGAPPISENTSGMIESNINLDPFSIEVSKGIQLRVNIHAENIFGQGSFDLMNNIQTAFEQNDVSSLKDLSTQLDTQISTLLAERSELGARSNRLELIGNRLDSQEITATKMLSDNEDAEIEKVITDLTVQESLHRAALGVGAQIIQPTLLDFLR